From a region of the Odoribacter splanchnicus DSM 20712 genome:
- a CDS encoding HlyD family secretion protein has translation MEKMNGKLVTFTGIIVLVLLVAIFGFLFWEPKPEYIQGEAEATEVRISGKVPGRIEIFRFNEGEQVSRGDTVAILDSPEVLAKYSQAEAAEAAAQALNEKAERGTRSEQIVMTYQTWQKAKAAAEVAKKTYDRILKLYESEVVPAQKKDEAEANYKAMMATEQAAKAQYEMARNGAQREDKQAAEAQLNRAKGAVAEVEAYVKETYLISPIDGEISERYPKVGELVGTGAPVMDILDLSDMWVSFNVREDQLNDFRVGETFKAFVPALDNREVELKVTYLKDMGSYAAWRATKTTGQYDIKTFRVKAKPVDKVDGLRPGMSVLKKL, from the coding sequence ATGGAAAAGATGAATGGAAAATTGGTGACTTTTACCGGAATCATTGTTTTGGTGCTTTTGGTGGCAATTTTCGGTTTTCTGTTTTGGGAGCCGAAACCTGAGTATATTCAGGGAGAGGCTGAGGCAACGGAAGTACGTATTTCCGGAAAAGTGCCGGGGCGGATCGAAATATTCCGTTTTAATGAAGGAGAACAGGTGAGCCGGGGGGATACGGTGGCTATCCTGGATAGTCCTGAGGTGCTGGCCAAATATAGTCAGGCCGAAGCGGCGGAGGCTGCTGCCCAGGCTCTGAACGAAAAGGCTGAAAGAGGTACCCGCTCCGAACAGATCGTAATGACTTACCAAACCTGGCAAAAAGCAAAAGCCGCTGCCGAGGTAGCGAAAAAAACATACGACCGGATCCTGAAACTTTATGAGAGTGAGGTTGTGCCGGCCCAGAAGAAAGATGAGGCCGAAGCTAATTACAAAGCTATGATGGCTACCGAACAGGCTGCTAAAGCCCAATACGAGATGGCACGCAATGGTGCACAAAGAGAAGATAAACAAGCTGCAGAGGCTCAACTGAACCGGGCGAAAGGGGCTGTCGCAGAAGTGGAGGCTTATGTCAAAGAGACTTATTTGATCTCTCCGATAGACGGAGAAATTTCCGAGCGGTATCCGAAGGTCGGAGAATTGGTCGGTACAGGGGCACCGGTGATGGATATTTTGGATTTATCGGACATGTGGGTATCTTTTAATGTGCGTGAAGACCAGCTGAACGATTTCAGGGTAGGAGAAACATTTAAAGCTTTTGTGCCTGCTTTGGATAATCGCGAAGTGGAATTGAAAGTCACTTATCTGAAGGATATGGGAAGTTACGCTGCCTGGCGGGCTACCAAAACGACAGGGCAGTATGATATAAAAACTTTCCGGGTAAAGGCAAAACCGGTGGACAAAGTAGATGGACTGCGTCCGGGAATGAGTGTTTTGAAAAAATTATGA
- a CDS encoding efflux RND transporter periplasmic adaptor subunit gives MIRHYLFPVVGIILGFSACRSSETNEKQVLMVKTETVKNYENELQVTYPGRVKAAADVDLAFRVAGPIIRIPVQVGSFVRKGEVIAEIDPRDYELQYKATEAEYKQIKSEAERVIELYNRKSVPENDYDKAVYGLQQITSKYNAHKNALKDTRLVAPFDGYIQKKYFDTDETVAAGMPVISMIDTRYFEVEIDVPSSDYVRRHLFNRFTAVADVFPDRVFPLELIDVTKKANLNQLYQMRLRLTPDPAIPLAAGMSVNVTIDYEAGGDNLTVVPLSAIFQDKEKSSVWVYRPADKKVTQRQVKIRQILKEGRVVLDEGLQSGEIVVTAGVHKLKEGMEVERLKPVADTNIGGLL, from the coding sequence ATGATCAGACATTATTTATTCCCTGTGGTGGGAATTATCCTTGGATTTTCTGCTTGTCGTTCGTCGGAAACCAATGAAAAGCAGGTCTTGATGGTGAAGACCGAGACAGTAAAAAATTATGAGAACGAATTACAAGTGACCTATCCGGGGCGTGTTAAGGCTGCGGCCGACGTAGATCTGGCATTTCGGGTAGCCGGACCGATCATCCGGATTCCGGTGCAGGTGGGTAGTTTTGTGCGTAAAGGAGAAGTGATTGCAGAGATCGACCCGCGGGATTATGAATTGCAGTATAAAGCTACCGAAGCCGAATACAAACAGATTAAATCCGAGGCTGAACGGGTGATAGAACTGTATAACCGTAAAAGTGTACCTGAAAATGATTACGATAAAGCGGTGTATGGTTTGCAGCAAATCACCTCTAAATATAATGCGCATAAAAATGCTTTGAAAGATACCCGGCTTGTCGCTCCTTTCGATGGGTATATCCAGAAGAAATATTTCGATACCGACGAAACGGTGGCTGCCGGAATGCCGGTTATATCGATGATCGATACCCGTTATTTCGAGGTAGAAATCGATGTGCCTTCCAGCGATTATGTCCGTCGTCACCTTTTTAACCGGTTTACGGCAGTTGCCGATGTCTTTCCGGATCGGGTTTTTCCGTTGGAATTGATCGATGTGACGAAAAAGGCTAATCTGAATCAGCTTTATCAGATGCGTTTGCGGTTGACTCCTGATCCTGCTATTCCTTTGGCGGCAGGTATGAGTGTGAATGTAACGATCGATTATGAAGCGGGAGGCGACAATTTGACAGTGGTTCCATTGAGTGCTATTTTTCAGGACAAGGAAAAATCGTCGGTATGGGTGTATCGGCCGGCGGATAAAAAAGTGACTCAAAGACAGGTTAAAATCCGGCAAATATTGAAAGAAGGCAGAGTGGTTTTGGACGAAGGCCTGCAAAGTGGTGAAATCGTAGTCACTGCCGGTGTACATAAACTGAAAGAGGGTATGGAAGTCGAGAGGTTGAAGCCTGTTGCCGATACGAATATCGGTGGTTTGCTGTAA
- a CDS encoding ABC transporter permease — protein MSTLGLLSALMKREFRRLASRRIYWFILILAPAFCFIFFADLLKQGLPMKLPIAVVDEDNTSLSRQLVRSLDAMAQTEVVMRTASFKEAREAMQTSRIYGIFHIPANFRQEVSVGKRPEISFYTNETYLLPGSLVYKNMRLQAALANGAVQQTVLLAKGGGGPLLKARLSPITVDTFPLNNPWISYAIYLASILMPAFVFMFAMFTATYSISQETKEKTAADWLRRSNDSIVLALLGKLLPQTLIFVTTGLLYLSILYGYLHFPLNSGFFPMFLAMLLLVLAAQGFAIFVTGIARRNRIALSFCGLWGVLSFSVSGFTFPVPAMPQLMQLMSDLFPMRHYYLLYVDQALNGIPMAYSWKPYLALVLFVLLPLLTLPKLKLDLQENRYLP, from the coding sequence ATGAGTACGCTCGGTTTGTTATCGGCTTTAATGAAACGGGAATTCAGACGTCTGGCTTCCCGGCGGATTTATTGGTTTATTCTGATTTTAGCTCCGGCATTTTGTTTTATCTTTTTTGCCGATTTGTTGAAACAGGGGTTACCAATGAAATTGCCGATAGCCGTGGTGGATGAGGATAATACATCCTTGTCACGGCAATTGGTGCGTTCTTTGGATGCGATGGCCCAAACCGAAGTGGTGATGCGGACGGCTAGCTTTAAAGAAGCCCGGGAGGCGATGCAAACAAGCCGGATCTACGGTATTTTCCATATACCGGCGAATTTCAGACAGGAGGTGTCTGTCGGTAAAAGACCTGAAATTTCATTTTATACAAATGAGACTTATCTGCTACCGGGCTCATTGGTCTATAAAAATATGCGCTTGCAGGCCGCTTTGGCAAACGGGGCTGTACAACAGACCGTATTGTTGGCAAAAGGCGGGGGAGGACCGCTATTGAAAGCCAGGCTGTCACCGATTACAGTGGATACGTTTCCCTTGAATAATCCCTGGATCAGCTATGCCATCTATCTGGCAAGTATTTTAATGCCTGCTTTCGTTTTTATGTTTGCCATGTTTACCGCCACTTATAGCATCAGTCAGGAGACTAAAGAAAAAACGGCAGCCGATTGGTTGCGTCGAAGCAATGATTCTATTGTATTGGCTTTGCTGGGAAAGCTATTGCCTCAAACGCTGATCTTTGTCACTACCGGCTTACTGTATCTTTCTATATTGTACGGTTATTTACATTTTCCTTTGAATAGTGGATTTTTTCCCATGTTTTTAGCTATGTTGCTGTTGGTACTGGCTGCTCAGGGGTTTGCTATTTTTGTTACCGGTATTGCACGGCGCAATCGGATCGCCCTCAGTTTTTGCGGGCTTTGGGGAGTTTTGTCATTCTCTGTCAGTGGTTTTACTTTCCCGGTTCCGGCTATGCCTCAGCTGATGCAGTTGATGTCTGATTTATTTCCGATGAGGCATTACTATCTGCTCTATGTCGATCAGGCTTTGAACGGTATTCCTATGGCCTACTCCTGGAAACCTTATCTGGCTTTGGTATTGTTCGTTCTGTTGCCGTTACTGACTTTGCCTAAATTGAAATTGGATTTACAGGAAAATCGTTATTTACCCTAA
- a CDS encoding dicarboxylate/amino acid:cation symporter has product MKKMKLGLLPRIIIAIALGIVCGLFFPGWIVRIFLTVNSLFGNFLNFIIPLLILGLVAPGIADLGKGAGRLLLITALLAYGFTLFSGFFTYFTCDLSYPWLLNTSDKLSAVADNTVALQPYFTVEMPAVMGVMSALILAFTLGLGMSVIDGNRLKSVMDDFKDIINQVITAVIIPVLPLYIFGIFLNMTNSGQVAGVMNVFLKIIVVIFVMTVVLLFIQFFIAGMVGKKNPLRLFRNMLPAYMTALGTQSSAATIPVTLEQTIRNGVRPDLAGFVIPLCATIHLSGSTMKIVACSMAIMLMSGMEINFAQFAGFIMMLGIAMVAAPGVPGGAIMAALGLLQSMLGFDETAQGLMIALYIAMDSFGTATNVTGDGAIAVIVDRINSGK; this is encoded by the coding sequence ATGAAAAAGATGAAATTAGGTCTATTGCCTCGTATTATTATTGCTATTGCTTTAGGTATTGTGTGCGGACTTTTCTTTCCCGGTTGGATTGTCCGGATTTTTTTGACTGTTAATTCTTTGTTCGGTAATTTCCTGAATTTTATTATTCCGTTATTGATATTAGGCTTGGTGGCTCCCGGAATCGCCGATCTGGGGAAAGGAGCCGGACGTTTGCTGCTGATAACCGCTTTGCTGGCTTATGGTTTTACTTTGTTTTCAGGCTTTTTTACTTATTTTACCTGTGATCTTTCTTATCCCTGGTTGTTAAATACCTCCGATAAGCTGTCGGCTGTGGCGGATAATACCGTTGCCTTACAACCGTATTTCACTGTTGAAATGCCTGCTGTCATGGGAGTTATGTCGGCTCTGATATTGGCTTTTACGTTAGGTTTAGGAATGTCGGTGATCGACGGCAACCGGTTGAAGTCGGTTATGGATGATTTTAAAGACATTATCAATCAGGTGATTACTGCCGTGATTATCCCTGTTTTACCTCTCTATATTTTCGGTATTTTCCTGAATATGACCAATTCCGGGCAGGTTGCCGGAGTGATGAATGTATTTCTGAAGATTATTGTCGTTATTTTTGTGATGACCGTAGTCTTGTTGTTTATTCAGTTTTTTATCGCCGGTATGGTCGGTAAAAAGAATCCCCTCCGTTTGTTCCGCAATATGTTACCTGCTTATATGACTGCTTTAGGCACCCAATCTTCGGCGGCAACGATTCCTGTAACCCTGGAGCAAACGATACGGAATGGCGTACGTCCTGACTTGGCCGGTTTCGTTATCCCGTTGTGTGCTACGATTCATCTGTCGGGGAGTACCATGAAAATCGTCGCTTGTTCGATGGCCATCATGTTGATGAGTGGTATGGAAATAAATTTTGCCCAATTCGCCGGATTTATTATGATGCTCGGGATTGCTATGGTGGCAGCACCGGGTGTGCCGGGAGGTGCTATTATGGCAGCCTTGGGATTGTTACAGTCGATGTTGGGATTCGATGAAACTGCCCAGGGATTGATGATCGCACTTTATATTGCTATGGATAGTTTCGGTACGGCGACTAATGTTACCGGTGACGGGGCTATTGCAGTTATTGTAGACCGGATTAATTCCGGGAAATAG
- a CDS encoding TetR/AcrR family transcriptional regulator translates to MNNTRRQIIETAFLLFLKKGFKAVRLSDIERAAKITRGTFYYHFTNKEEVLKEGLYSYYALLNSKRTEEFGHISTLREYVDLTIQKLTGIHNYSARTFSSEIPEILCLSLIVEVIALFPEFKKVVLASKMLRLSKLEQLILNAKRAGELRNDVDTSILAKNLLNISVGVINYLIMHQDISYALSAVRSQYEQLYSLAVGE, encoded by the coding sequence ATGAATAATACCCGTCGGCAAATCATAGAAACCGCTTTTCTGCTCTTCTTGAAAAAAGGGTTTAAGGCTGTGCGGCTGAGTGATATAGAACGGGCTGCGAAAATTACCCGCGGTACTTTTTATTATCATTTCACCAATAAAGAAGAAGTACTGAAGGAGGGATTGTATTCTTATTATGCCTTGCTGAACTCAAAAAGAACCGAAGAATTCGGGCATATTTCGACATTGCGGGAATATGTCGACCTCACTATTCAAAAATTGACCGGGATACATAATTATTCAGCACGGACATTCAGTAGTGAAATTCCTGAAATTCTTTGCCTTTCGTTGATCGTGGAAGTGATCGCCCTATTCCCCGAATTTAAAAAAGTGGTTTTGGCTTCGAAAATGTTGCGACTTTCTAAGTTGGAACAGTTGATATTGAATGCCAAACGGGCCGGAGAATTGAGAAATGATGTGGATACCTCTATTTTGGCAAAGAATTTGCTGAATATTAGCGTCGGTGTGATAAACTATCTGATCATGCATCAGGATATATCTTATGCATTGTCGGCGGTGAGATCACAATATGAACAACTTTATTCTCTGGCTGTCGGAGAATAA
- a CDS encoding DUF2284 domain-containing protein, producing the protein MRIIRCCSSYKSTVVTTEYTIEYFTADIGVDEYIERFRDEARFIELCEKCPNFGCSWGCPPFDFDTDEFLRQYKYAHLMATKIIPDRNDIPVEMTQEFIRPERVRIEKELLEMERKYGGRGFAYVGKCLYCSGSECTRKRNRPCLHPDKVRPSLEAFGFDIGRTLSELFGIRLLWGKDGILPEYLMLVSGLFHNSVAYWQR; encoded by the coding sequence ATGCGTATCATTCGATGCTGCAGCAGTTATAAAAGTACGGTCGTGACAACAGAATATACGATAGAATATTTTACGGCTGATATAGGCGTAGATGAATACATCGAACGCTTCCGCGACGAGGCTCGTTTCATCGAACTGTGTGAAAAGTGTCCTAACTTTGGCTGCAGTTGGGGGTGTCCTCCTTTTGATTTCGATACCGACGAATTTTTGCGCCAATATAAATATGCACACCTTATGGCGACGAAGATTATACCTGACCGAAATGATATTCCGGTGGAGATGACGCAGGAATTTATCAGGCCGGAACGGGTCAGGATAGAAAAGGAACTATTGGAAATGGAACGGAAATATGGAGGTCGTGGGTTTGCCTATGTCGGAAAATGCCTGTATTGCAGTGGCTCCGAATGCACCCGCAAACGCAACCGCCCCTGCCTGCACCCCGACAAAGTGCGCCCGTCGCTTGAGGCATTCGGTTTCGATATCGGTCGTACCCTTTCGGAACTTTTCGGAATAAGGCTCCTGTGGGGCAAGGACGGCATCCTGCCGGAATACCTCATGCTTGTAAGCGGGCTTTTTCATAATTCGGTGGCATATTGGCAGCGGTAA
- a CDS encoding ABC transporter permease — MMKDIYFIFRREFYLVFRDHAVLTFFIFLCLGYPLIYTFIYSNEVVRQVPVAVIDQSKSPLSREFLRMWEASPNVKVVAHCNDLGEAQLFMWQKEIYGILEIPADFSKDINRGEQAHVALFCDMGALLNYKALLQATSDVAITLGKEIQVENLPYASRIQQEITASPVEISEVKMFNPQSGFASFIIPAVLILVIQQSLLLGVGTIAGTARDRNPRHSLVPVDKHYCKPWCIVIGKACVYMPVYFVMGFWVFFIVPRIFSLTQIGAKSELMLFLFPFLLACVFFAITASFLSREREQPFLLFVFTSVPLMFISGISWPKEGIAGYWIALSKIFPSTPGIDGFVKMNNMGATLGEVLPEYLNLWILAIIYFILACLLYYREIVKSRKVRS, encoded by the coding sequence ATGATGAAAGATATCTATTTTATATTTCGGAGAGAGTTTTACCTGGTTTTTCGGGACCATGCAGTACTTACTTTCTTTATTTTTCTGTGTTTAGGCTATCCCCTGATTTATACTTTTATTTATAGTAATGAGGTTGTAAGACAGGTGCCCGTTGCTGTCATCGATCAGTCCAAGTCTCCTTTAAGCCGTGAATTTTTGCGGATGTGGGAAGCTTCTCCGAATGTGAAAGTCGTAGCCCACTGTAACGATCTCGGAGAAGCGCAGCTTTTCATGTGGCAGAAAGAAATATACGGTATTTTAGAGATTCCGGCGGATTTCAGTAAAGATATAAATCGGGGAGAACAGGCCCATGTCGCTTTGTTTTGCGATATGGGGGCTTTACTCAATTATAAAGCTTTACTTCAGGCGACAAGCGATGTGGCTATCACCCTGGGGAAAGAAATACAGGTAGAAAATTTACCTTATGCTTCCCGCATTCAGCAAGAAATAACCGCCTCGCCGGTAGAGATTTCGGAAGTCAAAATGTTTAATCCTCAAAGTGGTTTTGCTTCTTTTATCATCCCGGCAGTATTGATCCTGGTGATCCAACAATCTTTATTGTTGGGAGTGGGAACGATTGCCGGAACAGCCCGCGACAGGAATCCACGCCATAGCCTGGTGCCCGTCGATAAACATTACTGCAAACCCTGGTGCATTGTCATCGGTAAAGCCTGTGTTTATATGCCGGTTTATTTTGTGATGGGATTTTGGGTGTTCTTTATTGTACCCCGGATCTTTAGTTTAACTCAAATCGGCGCTAAATCGGAATTGATGTTATTCCTGTTCCCCTTTTTGTTGGCTTGTGTCTTTTTTGCTATTACAGCTTCTTTTTTAAGTAGGGAGCGGGAACAGCCTTTTTTATTGTTTGTCTTTACCTCGGTGCCGCTCATGTTTATTTCGGGTATTTCGTGGCCGAAGGAGGGGATTGCCGGTTATTGGATCGCCCTGTCGAAAATTTTTCCTTCTACTCCCGGAATCGACGGGTTCGTAAAAATGAACAATATGGGGGCTACCCTTGGAGAGGTGTTGCCGGAGTATCTAAATCTCTGGATTTTAGCGATTATTTATTTTATTTTGGCATGTTTATTGTATTATAGAGAAATTGTTAAAAGTCGTAAAGTACGTTCGTAA
- a CDS encoding TetR/AcrR family transcriptional regulator yields the protein MPDLKDEIVNKSFFQFLNRGYKACSLKDLEKATGLTKGAFYYYFRNKEEILKAGIEKYLSVVSEISEEEFLEVGSLKAYIDIVVARKERRAEQLQQMFDFFIIDIAFFQLVLEVAPLFPEYRKWIDELSKDRLSRWEYMILKAKQQGEIKGSLDTSVLARNLMSVSTSMLNIELGTDNLHFMFSDMRMQFEQYYLLIKK from the coding sequence ATGCCGGATTTGAAAGATGAAATAGTGAATAAATCTTTTTTCCAATTTCTGAACAGAGGATATAAAGCTTGTTCGCTGAAAGATTTGGAGAAAGCTACCGGTTTGACGAAAGGTGCGTTTTATTATTATTTTCGGAATAAAGAAGAAATACTGAAAGCCGGTATCGAAAAGTATTTGTCCGTAGTCAGTGAGATAAGCGAAGAAGAGTTTTTGGAAGTCGGTTCATTGAAGGCCTATATAGATATCGTAGTGGCCCGGAAAGAACGAAGAGCTGAACAATTACAACAGATGTTCGACTTTTTTATTATAGATATCGCTTTTTTTCAGTTGGTTTTGGAAGTAGCCCCTCTCTTTCCGGAATATCGTAAATGGATTGACGAGTTGTCTAAAGATCGTTTGTCCCGTTGGGAATATATGATCTTGAAGGCGAAACAGCAGGGAGAGATCAAAGGTTCGCTCGATACCTCGGTATTGGCGCGTAACCTGATGTCGGTGTCGACCAGTATGTTGAATATCGAGTTGGGTACCGATAATTTGCACTTTATGTTTTCGGATATGCGTATGCAGTTTGAACAATATTATTTATTGATAAAAAAATGA
- a CDS encoding ABC transporter ATP-binding protein has product MIQLHDFSIGYGERTLLHEVEAAIPKGSLTALIGRNGTGKSTLLRAIAGLNRRYTGEILLDGRDISDMRADEMAKTLAFVTTERTRIANLKCEDVVAVGRAPYTNWIGRMQDADREIVAWSLASVGMSDYARRTMDKMSDGECQRIMIARALAQSTPVILLDEPTSFLDLPNRYELCSLLARLAHDEGKCIFFSTHELDIALSLADSIALIDPPQLVCLPTDEMRRSGCIERLFKNQCVSFDAAAVIKVRS; this is encoded by the coding sequence ATGATACAACTGCACGATTTTTCCATCGGCTATGGAGAGCGCACGCTGCTCCACGAAGTGGAGGCCGCTATCCCGAAAGGCTCGCTGACAGCGCTTATCGGCCGCAACGGCACGGGCAAGTCGACGCTGCTCCGAGCCATAGCAGGACTCAACCGCCGCTATACGGGCGAGATACTGCTCGACGGACGCGATATTTCTGACATGAGAGCCGACGAAATGGCAAAGACGCTGGCATTCGTTACGACCGAGCGCACGCGTATCGCCAACCTTAAATGCGAGGACGTGGTGGCCGTCGGCCGTGCTCCCTATACCAACTGGATCGGACGGATGCAAGATGCCGACAGGGAGATTGTGGCATGGTCGCTCGCCTCGGTGGGAATGTCGGATTATGCTCGGCGAACAATGGACAAGATGTCGGACGGCGAGTGCCAGCGCATTATGATCGCCCGCGCACTGGCGCAGTCCACGCCCGTCATCCTATTGGACGAACCCACCTCGTTTCTCGACCTGCCCAACCGCTACGAACTCTGCTCGCTGCTGGCTCGGCTGGCGCACGACGAGGGCAAGTGCATCTTCTTTTCGACCCACGAACTCGACATCGCCCTGTCGCTTGCCGACAGCATCGCCCTCATCGACCCGCCGCAGCTGGTATGCCTGCCGACCGACGAGATGCGGCGGAGCGGCTGCATCGAACGACTGTTCAAGAATCAATGCGTATCATTCGATGCTGCAGCAGTTATAAAAGTACGGTCGTGA
- a CDS encoding TolC family protein produces MKKLICGILMLGTIAGVYGQKVMSLEECRLLALENNKKLKMADEQINAAKAKKEEAFTKYLPALDAMGTYMHNQKEINLLSEDAHLPVGTIGQDGKWTLGKDQIMIGADGKPVMNNGQYVPKDYALLPKEAMTVDDRNMALLQVGLTQPIYMGGKIRAYNQLAGLSEKLAESGREQELQNIIQETDEAYWQIVSLVNRQKLAVKFVETLQKFEHDIEVMYRTGVSTKADMLSVKVKLNQAEMALLRVEDGLSLARMNLNQICGLAVDSVYTLQEELLNVLPQAEPKWLNIEQVYDNRPEISSLTLATDIYRKKEKIARSAYLPTVAFMANYFAMTPSFFDGISTGFDGMWSVGIGVKAPIFHWGASRKTVRSARAETSLMNFKLQEAREKIELQVSQARLKVKEAARKMEVAEKNQVKADENLKYANLGFQEGTIPVSNVLEAQTAWLAAHADLIDTQIEMKLCEVYLQKAYGILGKE; encoded by the coding sequence ATGAAGAAGTTGATTTGTGGAATATTAATGTTAGGAACGATTGCCGGTGTATATGGGCAAAAAGTGATGAGCTTGGAAGAGTGCAGGCTGTTGGCTCTGGAAAATAACAAAAAGTTGAAAATGGCCGATGAGCAGATAAACGCAGCAAAAGCTAAAAAAGAAGAGGCTTTTACCAAATATTTGCCTGCTTTGGATGCGATGGGGACTTATATGCACAATCAGAAAGAGATCAATTTATTATCCGAAGATGCCCATTTGCCTGTCGGTACGATCGGACAAGACGGTAAATGGACGCTCGGTAAAGATCAGATTATGATCGGAGCAGACGGAAAACCTGTGATGAATAACGGCCAATATGTCCCTAAAGATTATGCTCTGTTGCCCAAAGAGGCGATGACCGTGGATGATAGAAATATGGCTCTTTTGCAGGTAGGACTGACACAACCGATTTATATGGGGGGTAAGATCAGAGCCTATAACCAACTGGCAGGGTTGTCCGAGAAATTGGCCGAGAGCGGGAGAGAACAGGAATTGCAAAATATTATCCAGGAAACCGACGAAGCTTATTGGCAAATCGTATCTCTGGTCAACCGACAGAAATTAGCCGTTAAATTTGTCGAGACTTTACAGAAATTCGAACATGATATCGAAGTGATGTACCGAACCGGCGTATCGACTAAGGCGGATATGCTCTCGGTGAAGGTAAAACTGAACCAGGCAGAGATGGCTCTGTTGCGGGTGGAGGACGGTTTGAGTCTGGCTCGTATGAATCTGAACCAAATCTGTGGATTAGCTGTAGATTCGGTTTATACCCTGCAAGAAGAATTATTGAATGTTTTGCCTCAGGCCGAACCGAAGTGGTTGAATATCGAGCAGGTATATGATAACCGTCCGGAGATCAGTAGCCTGACGCTGGCAACGGATATTTACCGGAAGAAAGAAAAGATTGCCCGTTCGGCTTATCTGCCGACAGTGGCTTTTATGGCTAATTATTTTGCCATGACCCCTTCTTTCTTCGATGGGATAAGTACCGGATTCGACGGGATGTGGAGTGTCGGTATCGGCGTTAAAGCACCTATATTCCATTGGGGGGCTTCCCGGAAAACGGTGCGTAGTGCCAGGGCGGAGACCAGTCTGATGAATTTTAAATTACAGGAAGCCCGCGAAAAGATAGAGTTACAGGTAAGCCAGGCCCGGTTGAAGGTCAAAGAAGCTGCCCGGAAGATGGAAGTGGCTGAAAAAAATCAGGTGAAGGCCGATGAGAATTTGAAGTATGCCAACCTGGGATTTCAGGAAGGGACGATCCCGGTATCCAATGTGTTGGAAGCCCAAACGGCTTGGTTGGCTGCTCATGCCGATTTGATCGATACACAGATAGAAATGAAATTGTGTGAAGTGTATTTGCAAAAAGCGTATGGTATATTAGGCAAAGAATAG